One Dama dama isolate Ldn47 chromosome 18, ASM3311817v1, whole genome shotgun sequence DNA window includes the following coding sequences:
- the LOC133072862 gene encoding putative MAGE domain-containing protein MAGEA13P, translating to MSLGQKSECCKLEEDLQAPKEAQGLDCVQAPMAQKEEATSCPKSTISSSLTLLIPGTTEDEPATGALTAVQSSQGACFSPTATSATPLSQSDENSRSQEEEEPSTSQSPPDPESLLGDELNNKVAELVQFLCVKYVTKEPTTKAEMLKSVIREHKDYFPDIFSKVCECMEVIFGLEVKEVDPTRHSYGLVKTLNLTYDGMLSDDGRMPKTGFLILILGMIFMEGNCVPEEKIWKLLNMMGMYAGQEDFIYGEPRKLITKDLVEEQYLQYQQVPHSDPPGYEFLWGPRAYAETSKMKVLEFFAKISGTDPTSFLFWYEEALRDERAQARTVPGDDTTAMASENSSVRSSNLSCPE from the coding sequence ATGTCTCTAGGTCAGAAGAGTGAGTGCTGCAAGCTTGAGGAAGACCTTCAGGCCCCAAAAGAGGCACAGGGCCTAGACTGTGTGCAGGCTCCCATGGCTCAGAAGGAAGAGGCCACTTCCTGCCCCAAGTCTACCATCTCCTCTTCCCTCACCCTGTTGATCCCTGGAACCACAGAGGACGAACCTGCCACTGGGGCACTGACTGCTGTCCAGAGTTCTCAGGGAGCCTGCTTCTCACCCACTGCCACCTCAGCCACTCCACTGAGTCAATCTGATGAAAATTCCAGAAGccaagaggaggaggagcccAGCACCTCCCAGTCTCCACCAGATCCTGAGTCCTTGCTCGGTGATGAGCTAAACAACAAGGTGGCTGAACTGGTGCAGTTCCTGTGTGTCAAATATGTAACAAAGGAACCCACCACAAAAGCAGAAATGCTGAAGAGTGTCATCAGAGAACACAAGGACTACTTCCCTGATATCTTCAGCAAAGTCTGTGAGTGCATGGAGGTTATCTTTGGCCTTGAAGTGAAAGAAGTGGACCCCACGAGACACTCCTATGGGCTTGTCAAAACACTCAACCTCACCTACGATGGGATGCTGAGTGATGATGGGAGAATGCCCAAGACTGGCTTCCTGATACTTATCCTGGGTATGATCTTCATGGAGGGTAACTGTGTCCCTGAGGAGAAAATCTGGAAATTATTGAATATGATGGGGATGTATGCTGGGCAGGAGGATTTCATCTATGGGGAGCCCAGGAAACTCATCACCAAAGATTTGGTGGAGGAACAATATCTACAGTATCAACAGGTGCCTCACAGTGATCCTCCAGGTTATGAATTCCTATGGGGTCCAAGGGCCTATGCTGAAACCAGTAAGATGAAAGTCCTGGAGTTTTTTGCCAAGATCAGTGGGACTGACCCCACTTCCTTCTTATTCTGGTATGAGGAAGCTTTGAGAGATGAGAGAGCCCAGGCCAGAACTGTCCCTGGGGATGATACTACTGCCATGGCCAGTGAAAATTCCAGTGTCAGGTCCAGCAACCTCTCCTGCCCTGAGTGA